aaaacattgctgaaagaaactggaaaatatccaaagaaattaaaaaagaaaaacaacaaccctGTGTATGCATAGGAATACAACATCGGTAGGATGCCAATACTATTCAAAATGATCTACATATTTAATGCAGTCCCTATTAAAATTCCAACAgcctttttcacagaaatagaaaagctgaTCCTCACATTCATATGGAATTCCAAGgggccccaaatagccaaaacaatcttgaaaacaaagaataatattggaggactcacacttcctgacttTGAAACTTATTAGAAAGCTACAGCAGTTAATAGTGTAGGGTAGTGACAaaaggacagacatatagaccaacggaacagaacagagacctcagaaacaaACCCTCACATATCTGACCCATTGATAGAAGGGTTCTATGACCATTCATGGGGAAAAGgactgtcttttcaacaaacagtactagggaaactgaatatccatatgcaaaataatgaagttggacccttaacttcacaccatgtacaaaatgtaactcaaaatagatcaaatacCTCAACATAAGTGCTAaacctataaaactcttagaagaaacatGGGAAATCTTCaagacattggatttggcaatgatttcttggatataacaccaaaagcacaagtgacaaaagaatgaataaattggactttatcaaaaataaaatcttttgtaTGTGAAAGGGCAATATcaagagtaaaaaggcaacccatggaatgggagaaagtatttggaaataacatctgataagggattaatatccagactatataaaggactcctacaactcaacaacaaaaaaccgaCTCAATTccaaaatgtggaaatatcataaatagacacttctcaaagaagatatacaaagtgtcaataagcacatgaaaaggtgttcaacatcactaatcattagtgCAATGCacatcaaaacacaatgagatatcacttcataccGACTAGGATGGGtattacaaaaaaacacaaataagtgttggtgaggatgtggagaaattagaacccttgtgCTTTGctaatgagaatgtaaaatgatgcagctgttgtggaaaacagtatggaggctcctcagaaaaaccccaaaattatcatatgacccagctaTTCCACTTTTAGGTACGTACCCAAAATAATGAAAGCAGCAACTCAGacagatacttgtacaccaatgtttcacagcagcattattcacaatagccaaaatttggaaacagtcaaaataaacaaaatgatatatatatctatctcacattatatatatacacaatggaatgttattcagctttgaaaaggaaagaaattcagatACAGGCTACAACTTGGATGAAActtgaaacattatgctaagtgaaataaggcagacacACAAGGACAAATATATGTTTCCAgtcatatgaggtacctagaatagacaaatttgtagagatagaaagtagaatagtagtTATGAGAGCCTAGGTGGAGGGAGGTCGGCAATggggatttattttttttaattaatttttttaatttttaaattttatttatttatttattttattattattatactttaagttttagggtacatgtgcacaatgtgcaggtttgttacatatgtacacatgtgccatgttggtgtgctgcacccattaactcgtcatttagcattaggcatatctcctaatgctatccctccaccctccccccaccccacaacagccccggagtgtgatgttccccttcctgtgtccatgtgttctcattgttcaattcccacctatggatTTATTGTTTAATGATTACAGAGTTTCAGCTGGGTGATGAAAAGgtctggagatggatagtggtgctggttgcacaacaatggaTGTATTGAATGTCACTGAATTATACAGTTACAAATAGTTAAAATGATATGTGTAtttaatcacattttttaaaagtttgcaaCAATAGGTAAGAGTAAACAGAAATCAAATATCTCACCAGCCTCTATACAAGTACATAAGGACATTTTAAGATAAAAGCAGGACTGAGGACATTATGAAATTACCGCAATTTAAATATATACTGAAATCCTAAGGCAGGATGCTGGAGTATACAaagtattttgttgtttgttgtttatgATTGTTACATATTACCCTGAGCAGTATTTTTCTAACTACAATGAAATAGTTTAGGGGCATTATCTCAACATAGTACAGATTGAGTATCTCTTATCCAAAATTCTTGGGACAAGAAGTGTTTTGaatgtctgattttttttgatttttaaaatatgtcattataTACTCAACAGTTGAGCATACctaatctgaaatctgaaatgctccaatgaacatttcctttgagtgtaatgccagtgctcaaaaagtttctgattttggagcatttcagatttcagattatcAGGTTAGGGATGCTCATTTTGTTATGCTGTTTCAGTTTGAGTACTGCTTTCATAGAGTGTACATTACTTTCAACTTTGTATTTCTTACTATTTCTTTTAAGCCAACAAAATTACTATTTAGTTAACATTCTAGTGGTGTTAATTACCAAGTATAAGAACATAAGTATCATCACATAAGACAACTGATCCATGATCTATGCAGTTCAGAATTCTATTTCTGACCAAGGCACTAAGACTAGTTTGTTAGGGCATGGCGCAAAAGACTCCACAAAACATCCCATAACTTCCTTCTGAATCTGTCACCCACTATTATAGTGAAACCATTTATCTCCTCGGTAGAATGTTCTCAGTTTATTACATGCATTCTGAAGTATTCAACTTCAAGGAGTTATCCTTCATCAATTCTTCTAGATTTTGATAACTGTCTTCACCTAGTCTTTGCcatttgtaattttatatacatCAATAATCTTTTCATCTTCATATTTACTGCCTAAAATGTTCCAATTCAGAAATCACTAGCCTATCCTATTAATCTTGATGACTATCAAAATGTAgtaaatactttgaaaatattttaaatcattttgctTTTATCAATTTCCTTGTATCAAGTTACTACCAACATACTGGGtgttaaattatacttttttgaCCAGTAACACTCCTCATTTTACATTCTGAAAACCAGCTGAAGTCTATTGGAGCTGTAAAGGTGTAAGAGCTCTTAAGTATCatttttgtactaaaaataaggaaaataaaatagtggaGCACTGACAAAGCTATCAAATTTATGTCCTGCACATGTTAGTAATGGTGTCATCTTTATGTACCAAGAACAATAGCTTCCACATATCTAAGTAGTactgtgtgtttctttttcttgctctgaAAATACCACAAAACATCTTACCAGCTGCTGTTAACTCCATTGCATCTAGCATGTTTTCACAGGCAGCCAATTCCTGTCAAAGTAGATAAAACCTTCAGTTTATGATTTAGCAATAAATTATTAAGATGATAAtcataaaatttgtattaaacatttattgacaTGTGATGTCCTGGGCAGTGTTAAAAGTGAGTCAGACTTAATCCCAGTCATCTAGAAACAAAATCTAAAACAGAAATGCAACAAAAGGATGTATAAATATTATTAGAGAGAGAGATGAACTATGTTTATACCTCACACATATGAATGTCAATTATCCAGATTAGTAACCTTGAATGCAGCCAGAAACTGGGAAGTAAAGCAAAAAAAGTTACTGAGCATTCAAGGCAGCTGTCATAAAGTTTATGTATTATGAAGCTCATAGGCTTTACAGAGAAGTCTCTCAGGTGTTTGCCTATGAAATGTTTTTGCCAGTTTAACTTGAGGCTTTTTTATTGTGGCTTTTtactatatcattttattttacatactcaGGTTCTTTCCTTCATGGTTTATATCTCATGcttgaaaagcaaaaaatattcactcgttttcttttttaagatcataatattaataattgattTGTTCAACTTTTTTTGGTGTAAGAAGTTAGGTACAATTTCACCTTTATCTTTTCCTCCCAATAGTCCCAACAGCACTTACTGAATAACCCATCTTGGCTGACTTGACATGTCCCTTTTATCATACACTACATCCTCATTTACTGTCATCCCTTTGTATCCATGGGAGATTAGTTTCAGGACCTGCTCCCTCAGCccaaggataccaaaatctgagcgTGTTCAAGCCCCTTATATAGCAGAGTATTTGCATGTACCCTATGTACATCctctcatatattttaaatcatctctggattacttacaatatctaatacaatgtaaatattatgtaaatagttatactgtattgtatagggaataatgacaagaaaaaagtctgtacatgttcagtacagttgcaatttttacaaatattttcaatccatggtTGTTTGAATCTACAGATGCAGAAGCCATGGATACAGAAGGCTGACTGCATACTTAAGAGAACTTCTGgactctccattctgttccattgatctgtcttTCCACTAGTTACCATAGTATTTTAATTACTTACAGTTTTATAATATCTGGTATGGATCATCTCCCCTCATTACtcttcttttttgaatttttaaaatgtttctatgtGAAAATTTGGAGATTTTGACTGGAATTGCATTAAACTTTAAAtggaaaaaagcttttaaaatgcaGGAGAACCCCAAGGGCCAGATTACATAGAGCATTAGtaagaagtttggattttattctcaaGGCAACCAGAAGCTCAATGGAGTTTTAAGCATTTTGGCTGCTGTGTAGAGAATGGATTGGTCAGGGAGGACAATATTTATGTCGATACCTCCCCTAAGAcaatgtaagctccttgagggtagAGAGAGACTGTAATCCAAGAATCCTTATATCTTTTATACTACTTGGTATATAATCTTCCCCTAATATGCATTCAATGTTTgtataatgaacaaaaataaaatattaatatgacCCAGCACCATCTGTGGTTCACCAATGGTCCAAAACCACACTTTAAGGACCACCACAATAAAAAGCTTTAGAAATTCTGGTAAGCAAGAAGTATGGCTGCCTGGCAATGAAATGACTAGGCTCCCAAATAATGCTGTGATGTGCTGATTGAGAATAGTATAAAATGAGTTCATACAGAGGATACTTGGAATGGGACAGTCAGTAAAACCTGCAATATATTCAGCTAAGCAATTACTGTGATTGCAAACTCTAATAAACTCCTCTGCAAAGAGAGAATGTTTTGCAAACTTAGCAATGAACAGGAGTTAGGACAAATGgacataaaatattaagaagaaCATAAAACTCAAAGCCAATTAgtcattatatacatgtatgtgagAGAGTAATTtagcttttctattatttttccacAATGAATACTCATTAAAATTACTCCCAATAAACATCTTATGTATTATCAGATACATGTggcaaattaaaaagtaaatatggcCAGAAACCCTTCAGATAGTTTCACTGAAATGGGGTAATCTAGTGATGTATTATTCCCTTGGTGATGACAATGGGCATTGCTTGGAAAGCTAGGAAAAGTGCATTTGTCCAGGTAAAGAGATTAATTGTCATTCaacaataaatttattaattgcCGACCGAGTGTCAGATGCTAGAACTacaaaaaactctttaaaaaatgttttctaccaCCTGGAAGAATGTGGATCTGTAATAATCTGTTGGGCATAGTATTTTGATAGGTTATCTAGTCATTCAGATTAATGCCAGTTAGAGAAATGATGTGAGAATTTgtggaaatggaatagaatgtaagcCATAAAAGGATAGATAACCCAATTCTTACAGATCTGTAACCAGGCCTAGAATCACTTCAACAGGTGGATTTCACTAGAAAACTATGGGTGTTTTATTTTGGCCATTAAAACACACTCTCCAAAGGGAACACAAACTTGGCCTGATTTAGATAAGATTTAAATATATTAGTGAGgatattattaaaacattttcattacaaaACACTTATGAGGGCTGCGTATCTACAATCCATGCCTTGCTCCAGCCACATATTTACTCCATAAAGAACCTGGTTTACAGCTTTATATGGAATTGTGTAGGTTGTCCATCACATAAATGAGTGCTTTCAGCACCACAGAACTTCAGCACAGTAACTGTGACTACTAGATAGCTTGTCCCTTTAATTAACTGGAATGAGTTCCAAGGGAgccattaaaataaacatttaaatgagAAATATGTAACCCAGCTCCTTGGCTCCTGGGGGCTGTCTGTGGATGGGCTTCAGTGATCAATGAACTGTCTGAAAATGTATGGAAAATTTGTTGCATGTGAATATTGTTTTTTAGGTAGCTGATCATCAGTTTCTATAAGTAGGTGTGGCCTTAGAAGCAATGCGACTCCCTACCGCAAAATCCTAGCcactaaaatatgaaattctatCATCGGTGGGTCATTTGTTTAAGGTaagcatttcttttctctaagacactcttttaaagttaaaatttccCCAGGAAAGAGAACACATTCAGTCCCTAAAATTTCCAGGAATTGGTTCCCCTATAACTTTTTGAGCCccttactatatgccaagcaaTTTATATGTAATCATTTTATGTTATTGTTTCATAACATCAATCTTTTGAGATATATATTGTTATAATCTTGATTTTAGATGCAGAAAATGAAGagtaaagaggttaagtaactacCAGAGGTTATGTACACATAACTAGCAGAGGCAGAATTCGAACCCCAACTATGCCTCCCTTACTCTTTCAGCCCTACACCAATGCCATGAGGCTCCATGTAATAAAAATAGGCTTACTTTAATCAGTCGCAAAATTTCTGGGCAGTCTCCAGCCTCTGCACGTCTTATTTGAAAGTAATCCATGCTTGTTTGCCTCATGCCCATTTGGCTCACACTTGGTTGGCTCCTGCCTGGTTGACTCAGGCCTGGTTGGCTCAGCACTAATTGGTTCAGGTCTTGTTGGCTCAGGCCTGGCTGACTCGGCCCCGGTTCCCATATGCCTGGTTGGCCCCTGCctggatggctcatgcctgtttgGTTCTTACTTGATTGGCTAGTGCCTGGTTGTCTCATGCCTAGTTGGCTGGGGACttgctggctcatgcctggttGCCACATGCCTGGTTGCCACATGCCTGGTGGACTCTTGTTTGGTTGCCTCGGGACTGGTTGGCTCAGGCCTGTTTGCCATGTGCCtggttggctcatgcctatttgGCTTGTGCCTGATTGGCTGGTGCCTACTTGTCTCATGCTTGGTTGGCTCCCACCTGACTGTCTCATGTCTAGTTGCCACATCACTGGTTGGCTTATACCTGATTGGTTTGTGCCTGCTTGGCTCGTGCTTGATTGTCTGGGGCCTGATTGGCTTGGGCCTCGTTGCGATGGACCTGGTTGGCTTATGCTTGCTTCACTCAGGACTAGTTGGCTCAGGCTTTGTGGCCACATGCCTGGTTGGCTCCTACCTAATTGCCACGTGCCTGGTTGTTTCATGCCAGGTTGGTTTATGTCTGGTAGGTTTGTACCTGATTGCCTCATGCCAGTTTGGCTCATGCTTGGTTGTTTCATGTCCACTTGGTTCATTTCATATAGGCTTGCACTCCGTTGGTTCATGTCCATTTGGTTCATACCAAGTAAGCTTGGGCTTGGCTGGATTATACCTGTTTGGTTGGAATCTGATAAACTTGATTGGTTTGCGTCTCGTTGGCTCATGTCTGTTTGGTTCTTACATGATTGGCTAGTGTCTGGTTGCCTTATGCCTGGTTGGCTGGGGACttgctggctcatgcctggttGACTCATGTCTGGGTGGCTTGGGACTTGCTGGCTGATGCCTGGTTGTTGCATGCCTGGTTGCCACATGCCTGGTGGACTCATGTTTGGTTGCCTCAGGACTGGTTGGCTCAGTCCTGTTTGCCATGTGCCtggttggctcatgcctatttgGCTTGTGCCTAATTGGCTGGTGCCTACTTGTCTCATGCTTGGTTGGCTCCCACCTGACTGGCTGTCTAGTTGCTGCATCACTGGTTGGCTCATACCTGATTGGTTCGTGCCTATTTGCCTCATGCTTGATTGGCTGGGGCCTGATTGGCTTGGGCCTGGTTGCGATGGGTCTGGTTGGCTTATGCCTGCTTTGCTCAGGACTAGTTGGCTCAGTTCTTGTTGCAGCATGCCTGGTTGGCTCCTACCTAATTGCCATGTGTCTGGTTGTTTCATGTCGGGTTGGTTTATGTCTGGTAGGTTTGTACCTGATTGCCTCATGCCAGCTTGGATCATGCTTGGTTGTTTCATGTCCACTTGGTTCATTTCATATAGGCTTGCACTCCGTTGGTTCATGTCCATTTGGTTCATACCAAGTGAGTTTGTGCTTGGCTGGTTTATGCCTGCTTGGTTCGAGTCTGATAAACTTGATTGGTTCGTGCCTGATTGGTTCATGCCCAGTTGATTCCTGCTTTGTTGACTAAGGATGGGGTGGCAGATGATGGGTTGGCAGACAACTGATTGGCTGATGGCTAACTGTCTTGATGGAACAGGATCCCTTAACTGTGCTGTGGTGGGAGGTTGTTGGCTGTTCCCAGTTCTTCTCAATTTGATTCGCCCACTTTGAGATACCCCTCTATCAAGGTGGGAATTGGAAAAAGAGAGGAGCACCTCAGGAAGGTTATTAATGCCTCCGATTTGCTGGAGTTGACTTCACCAGCGACCACAGCTGCAAGCTTGGCTGAGTTTCAGGTTGTCATCTGGCCTTTCCCTGCCAAAACGGGGGAagtaaagggaagaagaaaatgatcCTGGAGGAGTATAACCACCAGCCCGCCCCTGCATGGTCACTGCATCATAATGGCGAAGTCGCAATGCAGGTATCAAAGTGCCTACGTGCTCTCCCGTGTGGTGAGGGTGGGGCAAAGCAGGGCTCGCTTGACCACTTTATTTCATCCTCTCTTAAGAGCTTAAAATGGTGAAGCAAGAAGCTGTAATGAGTCTCAGAGCTTATGCTTGGCACTCCCAAGAGTCCCTGCTGTTTTAGCCAATTCAAAGAAACTTGCCGCaactcccctccctttcccttcatCCCATTCCTCAAATAATTCAATTCCTATTTCCGTCCTCATTTTTCACTTACACTGGAAACTAGTTGTTCCGATGAAGTGCTCAAGTCTCGAATGCAGATACTacgtctttaaaaataataatagctgggctggacgtggtgactcacgcctgtaatcccagcactttggaaagccgtgGCGGGTGGAtggcctggggtcaggagttcgagaccagcctggccaatataatgaaacctcatgtctactaaaaatacaaaaaattagctgggcatggtggcgggcacctgtaatcccagctactcgggaggctgaggcaggagaatcgcttgaacccaggaggtggaggttgcagtgagctgagatcgcactattgcactccagcctgggcaacaagagtgaaacaccatgtcaaaaataatagtaattataataGCTACAGCTAACGTTTACTGAGTTCCTTTATGGCCTAGGCTCATTGGAATGtatgtttcattttcttattcaatCCACATCAACACTATTATCCCCAATTCTGAGGAAACTGACTCAAAAGATTTGGTTACCTCCCCAAGGCTTCGTAAAAGTTGGTGGAGAGCCTGAATTCAGACCCAGATCTATCTTTCCAGGCTTTTTATTATTACTCTGTCCAGCCTCTTAAACACATTCCACTCGTTCTCCATCCTCATATCTGTGAGGTCAGGCATTTTGTCCTTTTACCTCTCCCCTCTGCAGGATTCATTCTCCCATCATTTTAACTGCTGGCTTACTTCCTcaacaatgtatattatataactgGTTCTAATATTGTTTCAGAtggaatattgtttattttttaaatataccagAGAACTTTGGTTGAGGCTGTTCTAAGTCTCACGCTGTGATAAGGGCTTTACatatgtattatctcacttaatcatcAAAATAACCCCGTGATGCATGTACCGTTGTTCCCCATTTTATCAATAAACTGGAAGTTAAGTTAACTCAGTTCCCCAAGTGTAGTAAACAGAGGAATGGGGATGGGTATCCAAGGCCCATCCCATAGATAGAAGCTTTCAATTTAAATTAGAGACCCCAATCACTATTAGGCCTATGCTAGCTCTAAATTGTACCTAGAGAGCCCATCTTAGCATGACAAGCAAATCAAGTCACATCGCAGAACTATGTCAAGCCTAATACAAATTAGATGTATGTGTGTTGCTGCTTTCCATCTACCTTATAATAAAAACAAGAGCTAATATTTAGTGaattatttctgtggtgtcaggcATGGTTCTAAGGAACACTTGTATTAATCCAATCCTCATAACAATCCAATGAGGTAGGAGATAgtcttatccccatttttcaaGTAAAGAAACAGAttgagagaggttaagtaacttgacataggtcacacagctaaaagTCCAGACAAAACAAGGAAAACccagttattttgttttcttctgaaatgcAGGCAAAGAGATGAGATAATTTTGCTGTTTACTTTACAAAATCAAACAATTTGCATAATTTGTTGTGAGAATGGATGAAGTTTGTCTTTTGCTTTCTTAGAGGAAGAGGCAAGTAATAGGTTTCTGGTTGATGTCTTTAATAAGTAAAGTTAGAAAAATGCAGTTTCATAATCTAGAATTGGTTAATgagtttattttgcattttctttacaTGAGTTGAAGACtagatatttgttttttgttatttttaaataatattgggTTTGAACATAATGCATTTGTGTTTTTAAGGGAAcatacacaaaatacatttttgctTAAAGTTACTTATTAGAACAATTTGTCTCATCTTGGAAACTCAGAATAAGACTGGCTCCATCAAACATTCAAAAATCCACTTTAATTGGTACACCATCAGGGAAAACATAGTTTTtaatagactatttttaaaaaagcttcagTAGTCAATCTTTGCCACAAGGCGGCAGTGTTATCCAGTTTAGGAACCAAGAATCTAAGAAATATTGTAAGCTTGTTTATTTgaatttgaagttttcttttattccagGTATTAACAGAAAATTTCTAAAAGCCTAATTTTAGTTTTAACATACTATTTTATTAAAGATCTAGTTTAGGTAGTGAGTTTTGTAGGCCAAGACTTCccaaattctttttctaaaacttCAAAATGTACATGCATTGTCTGCTCTACCAAAATGTTTTGAATTAATGTAACATATGAAGCCACCCCTCAGAGATCTATAATACATACAATCCCCTTTTTCTGTAGGTGCTAAGTAA
The Gorilla gorilla gorilla isolate KB3781 chromosome X, NHGRI_mGorGor1-v2.1_pri, whole genome shotgun sequence genome window above contains:
- the SATL1 gene encoding spermidine/spermine N(1)-acetyltransferase-like protein 1, whose product is MNQSGTNQSSLSDSNQAGINQPSTNSLGMNQMDMNQRSASLYEMNQVDMKQPSMIQAGMRQSGTNLPDINQPDMKQPDTWQLGRSQPGMLQQELSQLVLSKAGISQPDPSQPGPSQSGPSQSSMRQIGTNQSGMSQPVMQQLDSQSGGSQPSMRQVGTSQLGTSQIGMSQPGTWQTGLSQPVLRQPNMSPPGMWQPGMQQPGISQQVPSHPDMSQPGMSQQVPSQPGIRQPDTSQSCKNQTDMSQRDANQSSLSDSNQTGIIQPSPSLLGMNQMDMNQRSASLYEMNQVDMKQPSMSQTGMRQSGTNLPDINQPGMKQPGTWQLGRSQPGMWPQSLSQLVLSEASISQPGPSQRGPSQSGPRQSSTSQAGTNQSGISQPVMWQLDMRQSGGSQPSMRQVGTSQSGTSQIGMSQPGTWQTGLSQPVPRQPNKSPPGMWQPGMWQPGMSQQVPSQLGMRQPGTSQSSKNQTGMSHPGRGQPGIWEPGPSQPGLSQQDLNQLVLSQPGLSQPGRSQPSVSQMGMRQTSMDYFQIRRAEAGDCPEILRLIKELAACENMLDAMELTAADLLRDGFGDNPLFYCLIAEVNDQQKPSGKLTVGFAMYYFKYDSWTGKVLYLEDFYVTQAYQGLGIGAEMLKRLSQIAITTQCNCMHFLVVIWNQASINYYTSRGALDLSSEEGWHLFRFNRELLDMAWEE